The nucleotide sequence CCTCCCGACGGAGGAATCATAGGCCAACGATCCCGCTCTTGTCAAACGGCCTCGCCTTCGAAGTACCTGCGGCAGTCCGCCATGAGGGCCTCGAAGGCCCCGCCATCGCCCGTCCGGACGCAACGGCGGATTTCATCCAGCGCCTCGCCCAGGTCCCTGGCCACCTCCTCCGAGAGGGGATTCCGCTTCTGAATCTGAAAATACAGCGCAGGGTTCTCGCTCACCACCTCCTCGGTGGTGGCCACCTGCCTGTGGAAGGTCACGCCCTCCGCTTCTCTCAATCTCCGGAACGGTGTGCCGCTTTTCAATAGGGCTCGGGCCAGGGCGAGGTTGGCCAGGTGAACGAGGCCCAGAACCCGGGCCATGAGGAGGTCGTGTTCGGCCAGGTCCACGTCGAGGAGAAGGGCGCTCGTGGATTCAAAGAGCCCTCTCACCAGGGCCACGTCCTCGGGCCGGCCGTGCCGGCAGAAGAGGACCTTCTTGTCGCTGAGGGTCGCGGCGGACGGGCCGAACATGGGGTGGAAGGACGCGGTCCGAACGCCTCGCCGCCGCAAGTCCTCCAGAACGGGGACGAGGTGGGTCTTCAGGCTGCACAGTTCGGCCACCACGCCTCGGGGTTTCAGGTCGGCCAGATCCCGCAGCACGGAGCCGCAGGCGTCCATGGGGACCGAGACGAGAACCAGATCGGCCCACTTCACCGAAGGGCCCGGGGTTCGAACGCGGCGGTGAGGCGTCTTGCCCGGCCCCGGATCGTATACGCGCACGGCGTGTCCCTGGCCGTTCAGGAAGCGCCCCATCCAGCGCCCCATACCCCCCGCGCCCCCCACCA is from Acidobacteriota bacterium and encodes:
- a CDS encoding prephenate dehydrogenase/arogenate dehydrogenase family protein, whose product is MEGGGTSGSAVFKALDRKRRAIEGVDAEILSLLGRRMELARSIGRIKSRHRIPLRNFEVEAQVERRLTGLAEESGQGGTMGKNLARFLIGASLEAQAPFLDAAYAGERLRILVVGGAGGMGRWMGRFLNGQGHAVRVYDPGPGKTPHRRVRTPGPSVKWADLVLVSVPMDACGSVLRDLADLKPRGVVAELCSLKTHLVPVLEDLRRRGVRTASFHPMFGPSAATLSDKKVLFCRHGRPEDVALVRGLFESTSALLLDVDLAEHDLLMARVLGLVHLANLALARALLKSGTPFRRLREAEGVTFHRQVATTEEVVSENPALYFQIQKRNPLSEEVARDLGEALDEIRRCVRTGDGGAFEALMADCRRYFEGEAV